The stretch of DNA cACCCTATCCCTACCACTTGCTGACTGTATAACTTTGAACAAGTTAATGaactcctctgggcctcagcttccttatctgaaAAGTGAGGGATTATATATCTTCCTCAAAATGTTTGGTGTGAGTTACATGGGTTACCTGGGAAGAGCAaatcctggcacatagtaagtgctacaCTGAGAAGGTGAAATGATGCCCCACATTTGCCCAGCTTTCAAAGCACAATCCATAGCTGCTATCCTGGATAAGGCAGAGATTCTGGCATTATCACACCCATTTTACTGATAGGAAACCAAAAAGCAGAGGTTATCCAAACTCACAGAGTTTATTATCCAGTCTCCTTTGTGGAGGGAGGAAGACAGTGATGAATAGCATCCTCATTCCCTGCCTTCCAGGAAAAGTCCTCTTTTTAGCATCCCTTAGCTAAGTTCAGGGGGTCTATCCCAGTTCTCAAAGTTTGACAGGCTTGAGCAATGAAGTTGTGGCTCCAGCAAACCCAGCAACAGAACCTGAGCTGGCTCCCCTCCAGTCCCACTGGGTGGGAGGCCTCAGGGGGGCTCGGTAGGCCATCTAGGGATCGTCTCAGCTGAAGGAAGGGATCTGAGAAGAATCAGTCCTGGGGTGCTAGGAGGGGTGAATGTCTGGGGATGGAGCAGCTGATGAGGATACTGAAGGTGCCTGGGAGGTGCTGGGCCCTAGGCAAGCAGCCTCTTTCTTCCATCCCAGGTCCGTTGCCCGGGTGACAGGCACTATGGAAACAagggaggtgtgtgtgggggcagggtggggaggagggtaggGCCCCGGCGGCTGTTTCCTCCCTCAGGTACCGCTCCCCCTACCTTCCAGATCTCAGCCGGGGTGTCCGAATCGGGCAAGGGGAGATGGTTCAGTTCCAAAGTAGGAAAAGGGAATGGCgggagaagaggagggggaaGCAGGATGGTGGCTGTCCAAGGTGCTGAACCTGGAACTCAAGCTCGGTTGGGAGGGCCCGCAGTTCTCTCCCTTACATAGACCACCCCCTGCCTTCCTGCCATACCTCCCCCAGACAGGGACGCGCTACAATTTGGGGGTGTCTGACCTTAATCCAAGCTGGGTCCTGCAAAAGTCTGACCTTTTTtatgtctctctcttttatttttttctgggggAAGGAGATGCTGCAGTCGGGGAGCAGACCCCAAAGCACCTGGCCACTTCGTCTCACCTCCGCGTCTTGGATACTCCCGTACACGCCCCCAGCAGAGCCCTGCCCGAGAGTGGGCGGCTCTCAAGAACTCCTCCGCTTTTCCGCACAAAgaacctttcctgcctcctgtcaCACACCCCCAACCTTGGCTGCCCGCACTCTTGGTCCTCTCCGCGTCTCCCCTCCCAGGGCGCTGCCAGTCCTGCTCCTTTACTGGGGCTCTGGGAGTTCCTAGACCCTCCTAGCCCATTCTCCTCATCATATTCAGGAGACCCACGCAAGCGCCAAAGGAGACTTGACCTCTAGCTCGAACCCTCAGCTCCAGCCTCCACCCCACTCACGCGTGCCGTCGAAGCGGGTGGCGATGGTGTCCAGGAAGGTGTTCTGCGGGGCCAGCAACCCCTTCATGACCGGCATGGCCTCGCGGCGCAGATTCCAGGCGCAGCGCTGGGGGCGTTCAGCGCGGCCGTGCCGGAGGGGGCGCGCTGCCGGCGGGGCCGGGGCGCCCCATGCGCCCGCctgcctcttcccctccctctaggcgccgccgccgccgccgcctctctGTTCCAAACCGAGTAGCTTTCCGTTTGTCTCGGCGCCGCCTcggtccccccacctccccacggGCCAGGTTCTTTCCCTAGGGCTCGCCCGGAGCCCGCCACGTGGCCCCGCACGGGGAGGGGCCGCCAGCGACACCCTCACTCCCCTCCGCTGCCCTCCTCTGGCTGGGGAGCGGCCCACGCGTGTCTCTCCCGCAGAGAATTTGGGACACGCCCACCCGAGGCCGAAGCGCCAAGGGATGGGGCGGAGCTTGAATGACAGACACGCCCACCTTCCAGGGTGGCCACGCCCCCACGCGTGTTTCCCTGGCGGCTCCTTGTGTCTCCTCCCCTCGGGTTCCCCCTCTAGCCGCCCACGCTGGGACTCTTGTCTGGTTCACAGCGCCGCCTGCTGGAGTTGGGATATCTCGCAGCAACCTCAGCTTCCTGCGCTCCAGTATGAGACAGCAAAGAGTTAAAGAGGTTAGTTTTGCCGGTGGAGGATCGATGAGAGGGCAGGAAACTCAAATGCTAGAATACTTAACCGTCATTTGTGCCTTAGCTTGCATAGGGTACCCTGGCTAACTCTGCCTCTAACCTCAGCAGGATGGATGAAAAGATCTCTGGAGTCCACTGGGTagaaatcccagctctgccgctTTCTAATTGTGTGACTCAGCCTCCAGCAGCATCACTTTCTTTACCTGTCAAATGGAGCTAATAATTTTTACCTAGTATGGTTGTGTGAATTTAATAGCATAATGCATATCGTTGGCACACAATGTGTTGGAGAGCAATTGCCTCCTTATTCGTCCCCTCTTCCTATCATTCTGATTTAACCCTCCTTCTCTCTGCAAGCATTCAAGTGGAAGAGAGGTTGGAGGTAAATCTGGGGCTGAGAAAGATGGTTTCAAGGTGAGCAGTCAGTTTATAAATCCCCAAAGTGCACCGGTGGACTTTGTTCTTCATCTTCCCCAAAACGAAACCAGTGCAGCAAGAAGGACCCAGGTGAGACCAGACACGGGACTTTTCACTATGGAAGCAGAAAATTACTGTGGCAGCTGAGTGTGGTGGCTTAGGGTGGCTGCttcctgggggggggggggggaacagCTAAAGCCAATGACAAAGGGAAGatgggctggggagagggcaggcCAGGGCTCCTCACCCTCACCCCAAATCTGAGCTGGGCGTTATCTGGGACGTTATATGCTAAAAAGTGCCACATCTTTCTGCACCTCTACTTTTGGGttttagtttcctagggctgctgtaacaaagtaccacaagctgggtgacttaaacaacagaaatctgttgtttccgttctggaggctgaaaagtcCAAGACCAAAATGACTGCAGGGTTGGCTCCTTTTGAAGGCTTTGGATGAATATTTGTTGCATGCCTAttttctagcttctggtggcTTATTGGCACTTTTTGGCATGTAGATCCATCATCTATCTCTGCCTTCATGTTCACATGGATTCTCCTCGTGTGCATTTGTGTCCAAATcccccctttttataaggacacgtcatattggattagaggctcaccctactccagtatgatagttttttttttcagtatgacTGAATTTTAACTAATTTCATCCAcaaagactatttccaaataaggtcatgttctgaagtgctgggggttaggacttcaaatgtaaatggggaagggggaggggttgCACAATTCAACTTGTCACAGGTGTGTTCCGTTGAAATTGCTGGAAAAATCTTGCCTCATCCCTGCTTAAGAACTTCTCCTGACTCTCAGCTACCTACAGAATAAAGTGCAAAGCCTGATGATCTGTGAGGGCTTTCACAATCTGGGCTGCACAAGCCTAATTGCCGCCCCTTCAGTGCCTCACCGCTCCCCCAAACGCCCTGTACCACACTGTAGCCCTGTGGAAGATTCCTGTTGAACTTCACATTCCCTGCCTTTTCGGCGGGCGCGGCTCCCTCCTTCCCAGCCGCATCCCGCTCCTCTGCTTGCACTTTCCTCCGCGTTTCTCAGGAAAGGCCTGGCGATTCAGAATGACTGGTGGAGCACCGAGGACCGTGTCTGCCCCCATTCTCCCCTCCTAGCACTCACATATGCGGTTCTCACCGCTCTCCAGGGCCTTGCACAGTTTCTTGCCCTAAGAGCGCCCACCCGAGAAGTGGTTCAAAGACTCCCAAACCAAACTCCAGGTTTTCCGGCTCTTTACGGTTCGAAAGACTCTCACGCCCCCTGGAGGGCGGGACGCGACCGCACAGGGACAGAGAGCAGCCACACTAACAGACTTTATTCCCCTTTTTCCTGCGagctgacacttttttttttttacccctgcaggggtgagggaggggccaGGGTAGGGCCAGGACTGGACCCGAGCGAGAGCTCAGACCCCGGACCGTCCCCCAGGAGCCACGGACGAGGCGGCCTCAGAGGGACACCGGCGGCCGGAGCAGGGGCGCAGCTCTGGCTCTGCGCCTGCGCGGCGGCCCATGGTCAGGATGCCTGCCGCGTGGTTGCCGCTGGCCTGCAGGAGGCGCTGCAGCCGGCCCTGGAGACCCGGGGGCCCCGGCCGCCGCTTGCCCAGCGTGAGGATGCCGGCCGCGTGATTGCCCGCTCCGTGCAGCAGCTCGTAGAGGCGGCAGGAGCACGTCTTCTGACGGCAGCAGTCGGGCAGGGGCTGCGCGGCCGCCCCAGGTGACAGCAGCGCGGGGGGCAGCAACAGTAGCAGGAGCAGCAGCGTCACGGTGGCCCAGGAGACCTAAGGAAAGCGGAGACCGGGCGCTGAGAGTCGCCCGCATGCCAGCCCCTACGTCCGGGTCCTGCCCAGCTGGCTCCGCGCCCCCTCGTGGCCGGCGCTTCTCACTCGATGTCGCCTGGCTTTCCTGCCTCGGTTCAAAGCTGTCTGAAGGGCTCTGTctgagacgactgagcgactgaactgactgactgaccttaAGATCCAGCAGAGCATCTCCTCCAGTAACCTCTTTGAAACCCCCTGGGCAGAAtgaatctctctctcctctgggtGCCGTTAGTCCCTTGTACCCTCATTAGGGCGCTGACCACTCCATTTGAAACAGGCGTCTGAATCTGCCCCAGAAGTTTATGGAGACTTTGCTCAGGGAAACAGAAGCCCCATTTATCCGCTCCTCCTCCCCACAGAGGGCAAACACTGGAAAATCAAGGACTGGCAGGATCCAGATTGTTGTTTTGACTGCCTGCTCCCTTAGGGGAAAcgattctgtgggtttggacccGTTTCCTATCCTTCATGGGGCACAACGTCCTCACTTGTAAACTGGGTATTAAGTAATTCCTACTGTGCAGGGTTGCTGGGAGGATGAGATAAGATGACAGGTGCAAATTGCACCTGATACATAGTAAAAGCTCGATAAACATGAACTCTTAGGAGAACAGGGCATAGTCCAGTGTTAGCTAAGGAAGATTCTCTGTCAAGGGTCCACCCTGCATCCTGCTTCAGAACCCATATAGTTTAAAGACACTTTCAACCTTCCTTCTAGCTCCCGAGCAAGCATTCTCACTGTCCCCTGTCTCATTGCCCCTAAGTCacccctccatccctgggtcttTACCTTTGTAGAGGAAGGATTCATGGTGTCTGGAGCTCAGAGTTGGGTAGCCGGGAAAGGTGTCATCTGCAGTGGTCCGAATAGCCAGGATCTTTGAGGCTGTCAACTGCAACTCACTGGCAGGAGCCTGGGGTTTATAGTGCTCAGAGGTGGTAGGCGGGAAAGGGGGAGAGATGGGTGCTTGCATCTACTCCGGGAACAGACAAAGGCAAGTCTAAGATTAGCCTCCCGCAGGAGTGCCGTCTCCAGGCTGGGCCCCAGGAATGACCGCCAAGGTGATCAGAGTCTTGAGTTGGATCTCTGTGCCTCTGGTCCCCCGCCTTGTCTGTCTGCCTGCTCCCTGGAGATGGGGCGGTCTCCAGGCACTAATGAGGCCACCTTGCTCCTAGGAATCTGGGAGCACAAAAGAGGTCTTGCCTGGGGGCTGGTGTGGGACAATGCACAGGGGGAGCCGCTAATTAAGGGCAGGAAAGGAAGCAGTCGTGAGACCCACCCTCCATAGGATGTGTGTGTCTGGGGGAGGGCAGCCAGGCAACAGCCTCTCTCCCCTGCTCCTGTCTGTACCCCCGGGGCCTTTATGCTTCAGGGCCTTCTTCCTCTGTGGAAAAGGTGTTTTAGCTGACTTTCCCTCCCCTCTGGCTCTTCTTCCTTCTGCCCAGTCCACCAACCTCTAAGATGGAGAACCTTGAAAAGCCACTCCTGGGCAGTGGGAGGACACCAGCCAAAACTTGATGTTATCCTTCCATCTCCCCAGCTTTCTACCTGGTTGGGCTGCCTCAACGGGATGGATTGAGTCCCATCCCACCATTGGCAGGAGGAGAGCCACCATGGGGAGGAGGACACGTGCTATCTCTAGGCTGGAGTTTCTCTTATCTAGGGCACTGTCTACTGAGCACCGGTTCAGTGCCAAGATCTGCTCTGGGCGCTGGAGCGACAGAGTGCATAGGACACTgcctggttttctttttaaaaaaaacataatttattattattattaatttattggctgcactggggcttcccaggtggcactgtggcaaagaatctgcctgccaatgcaggagacatgggttggatccctgggtcgggaacatccccgaccccggagtaggaagtggcaacaacccactccagtattcttgcctggaaaattccatggccagaggagcctggcggactagagtttgtggggctgcaaagagtcagacatcactgactAAGTAAGCATGCAtaggctgcactgggttttcattgctgcgcACGGGCTTTCTATAGTTGGGTGCTGGGCAGTGGGCTACTCTTTGTCTCTctgttgcagtgcttgggcttctcatttcggtgacttctcttgttgcagagcattggctctaggcatgtgggtttcagtagctgcaacttgcaggctcagtagttgtggttcatggggttagttgctctgctgcatgtgaaatcttcctgcaccagagattgaacccatgtcccctgcattggcagacagattcttactcactggaccaccagggaagccctgacccaGTTATGCTGGGCAGTGACCCAGCAAAAGTATAGCTCAATGAAGAGAGGACTCTGCAAAAGCCTTCCGTGAAAAGTCGGTTTCCATCAAGTAAGCTTGGGACAGAAGGCTTTCCCCAGAAGGGACAGCCTGAGCGGAGACCTAGAGGTGACCGTGTTATACTCATTCAGGAAGCAGGGTGTGGTCCACTGATCACAACTTCTCTTAGAAGAGAGATGTGGCTGGACAGGTAAGTGAGGTCAGAGTGGGTCAAAGGGTCTTATCAGCTAAGCTGATTAGTCTTGATTGCACAGATGCTGGGGGGGCTATGGGAGGATTTTAGCAGTAAGGAGTCATGGGCTGAGGTGGGGGCCAGGCAGGTAAGAGCAGGGGGCTGGATTTGGGGTGTGGAATCCagaagtggaaaattcttaaagagatgagaataccagaccaccttatctgcctcctgagaaatgtgtatgcaggtcaagaagcaacagttagaactggacatggaacaacagactggttccaaattaggaaaggagtacgtcaaggctgtatatagtcactctgcttatttaatttctatacagaatacatcatgcaaaatgccaggctagatgaagcacaagctggaatcaagattgcctggagaaatattaataatcccagatatgcagataacaccacccttatggcagaaaacaaagaggaactaacaagcctcttgaaagtgaaagaggagagtgaaaaagctggcttaaactcaacattcaaaacactaagatcatggcatccagtcccatcacttcatggcaaatagatggggaaataatgaaaacagtgacaccttatcttcttgggctccaaaatcactacagatgttgactgcagccatgaaattaaaagatgcttgttccttggaagaaaagctatgacaaacctagacagcatattaaaaagcagagacattactttgccaacaaaggtccatctagtcaaagctatggtttttccagtagtcatgtatggatgtgagaattggatcataaagaaagctgagccgaagaattgatgcttttgaactatggtgttggagaagactcttgagagtcccttggactgcaaggggatccaaccagtccctcctaaaggaaatcagtcctgaatattcattggaaggactgatgctgaagctgaaactccaatactttggccacctgatgggaagaactgactcactggaaaataccctgatgctgggaaagattgaagacgggaggagaaggggacgacagaagatgagatagttggatggcatcaccaactcgatagacatgagtttgagcaagttccaggagttggtgatggacacggaagcctggtaccctgcagtccatggggttgcaaagagttggacacaactgagcgaccaaactgaactgaactgattcagaaGTAGTAATTCAGAGTCAGAATCTGaggcttggacttccctggtggtccagtgactaaactgtgctcccaatgcaggaggccccgggttcagtccctgctcagggaactagaccccacgtgctgcaactaagacccggcccagacaaataaataaataaatattaaaacaaacaaacgaacaaagAATCTGAGGCTTGGCAGCTGATTGGGATTAGGTGCCACGTTATTTAGGAGGCACTGCGAGGTCTGGACAAGACTCATGAAGGCCAGCCCATTTCCCCCTTGGTAAGATGGACAGTCAACCCAGATGGTCTCTGGGGCTGCTTCCTGCTGTGATTCTTTATGATTTGCAGTATAGGTCTTGCCCATGGAAGTGATTTGTGGGTTTTGGGCCAGGAAGGGAAACTTGTGCTAAGCCTGGGCAAGGGGAGCAGCCCCTCCGCAATTAGGGAAGGCTTGGGATGGAgagaggttggggtggggtgcGGTTCAGTGTCTCCTAGGTTGACCTAAGCTGTGGTAGGGGTCCCCCAGGTCTCCAAGGGCACACACTCAGGGCCCACCCCAGTTTCGAGCAGAAGTTACAGGGAAAGCCCTGGTGTCCAGGACTGAAGTGGAGAGGGCAATCCAGGCTGCAGCAGGAGGAGAGTGAATGGGGTCCCTGGTTTCCCCAAAAGCAGACCCCAAGCCAAGATTCTGGGTGTAAGAAGTTTATTTGGCAGGTGACCCTAGAAAGCACGTGGGAGGAGGGAcaggagagacaggaagaaaaCCAGTAAGAACTGTGTTAATGAGAAGGTTACCACTGCGGGCAACTGGTGGGGACCCTTGGAGGCAGATGCTACAGAATACACTTCAGAGTTGTTCTACTAAAGGATGACAAAGCTGAGGTCTGTGGTCACCAGCCCCTGCTCCGTGCCAACTGGGGGTCACTCCTGGGAACTTCCAACACTTCCAGCCTGCCTGGTGCACAGGCTGAGAAACACAGGCATTGCCAGCATGGATTGGAACTCCCGTGTCCTCTAGGGTGGGCTGGGGGCTCCAGGCGGGGCGCTGCTGATGTCTGCTCTGTCCTTGAAGTCAACTCCTCGGCCTGACCAGGTCGGGTCTCCCTAAGGGCAGCAGCTCTCATGGACAGCTGTCAGCTGACACATAAAGACCCTGGCCAAGGGCTCCACATCCAGAGGGGCCCCAGAGGAAAGAGCGAGGCAGCCCATGGGGGTGAACGGGGCCGGGGCAGGCCTCAGCTCAGGACACCACCCTCCTCTGCAGGCACTGGGCCAGGGACCTGTGCCTGAGAACCCGGGGCATCTCTGGAGGGAAAGGGGCCGAGGGGCAGGCAGCGAGGGCTGCCCGCAGTTCCCTGAaggccccctgccccaccaggTGGACTTGGGCGGGGCCCATGCTGCCCCGGAACCGCAGGTCCTTGTAGCGAGCGGAGGTTTCCTGAAGGCAGTGGTCAAGCTGGGAACAGAACGGCTCAAGTGAGACTGGTGTGGGGCTGGGCGGTGTGTGGGGGAGGCGCGCACAGCTGTGCCCAGGGTGTGCGTGGCTAGAAGtttcatgtgtacatgtgtgtctgtgGGGTTCAACCCTCCCTTCCCAGAGCTCCAGGGAggttctcctcccctcccccacctccccacgaCACACGGGGCAGTGTGCAGAGTGAAGGGGACGTTCAGTTGtatcctgtctctgtctctggttTACCTTGTCTCGATTTTCCTCTGACAAGTTCCTCAGCCCCTTCAGTGCCACAAATACCTCATAGTGGGGAGCGGAGCCCTCAGAGGAATCTGCGGACAAACCGCCTATTACGGACACATGTTTTGTGAATGGGGCATCTTCGAAAGCTCAAGCCCACTGCCCCTACTCCAAGGTTCATAGGGGAGAGAAGGAGTTTCTTGGCAAGGAGTGGGGTCAACGGAGAGGAAATGGGTAGAGACTGCAGCAGGCAGATGGGGGTTAGATATGCGGAGGGACTTTTGTTAGGAGCAGCACAAAAGGCTGGGTCTTTCCTCTTTCCTAGAGGTCTCCCAGCGGGGTGGGTATGGGTGAGGGATAGTCAGCCAGTGGAAAAGCTCACCCAGaatcctgctctccacccagccATGGTCCAACAGCTTGGCCCCCGGCCACTGCCCCACGGCCCGGCCCAGGGCCTCAGAGAACACATCCTCACCAGTGTCTTCGCCTCGAACACTCAGGGTCTGGCCCAGCCTGAGGAGAAGGAAGCAAGAGGGAGAGGAACCCAGGGCACGAGCATGGTCCCTCAGTGACCCGGGGGGTAACTTACCTGCAGATGAATTTGACGACCGGACACTGATTGTAGTCACCCGCTACCTGTACCACATCACCAAGCCGGCACCTGATGGGGAGTGGGGATGAGGTCAGGCCCAAGGGCCCATTAACTTCAACAGCATGCGCATGGCCTTTAACCGGGTTCAGGCTCCCTGAGGCAGCAGTTGGGGAGAGGTGGGCAGGCAGATGCTCACCTGGTGAGGCTGGCATGGTTGGTCAACACCAGCTCGTATTCCTTGCCCTTCTGGGCCTCAGCCAGCAGGACAGTGCGGGTAGCCTCTTCCCAAGTTCCTTCCTTGAGAGGGAGCAGCTCAATAAAGGGGGCTCCAGGGGGCAGAAGGTACAGGCCATGGGGCTGCTCTGGCCACAGACTCAGGCCCAACACCCCTGTGGGGAGCAAGCAGCCTCTTCATCTGCTAGACAATCGCCCAGGCCCCAACCCTCTGCCCATCTGATCCCCCTGctgcccctccaccccatccTTCCCGGCTCCCCCAGGCTCAGCCCTCTGCTTCTAAGGCCCTAACTGGGAAGAGGCAGTGGTTCTGGAGGTGATGGACCTGAAGAAAATGCTGGTATGGTATAAATCTGTGTaagtctcttaacctctctgagcctcagttttttcatctgtaaaatggagctggtGTTGGGGAGGAATCAATGAGATGACTATGGgacttgctgcagttcatggggtcgcaaaaagttgaacacaatttagcaactcaacaactTGGCAGCTAGCTGTGTGCCCCTCACCACCCTTGAGTCTTGCTGACCTCCAGAAGCAGCGTAAGCGGGTGAGAAGAAGGTGAGCCCTTGGCACCACAAGGCCCCCAGGGCAGCCACAGCCTCAGCCTGGCCTCCTGCGTCCAGAGTCACCACCACCTGCAGTTTTGGCCAGAGCCGAAGGGCCAGTCCTCGGGTTCCCTGCTCCAGGGCTTCCCGCAGCTCGGCTGCCCGTCTGGGGAGAGGTGCTCCTGGGTTCCCAGCAGCGATGGCCTCAGCCAGCTCTTCCCCATGGGCCTCCAGGTCCAAGAAGACATCTAGGAGCTCTGCTGCCGTCCCAGCTTCCAGAGCCTTCAGCCCTGGGGACCTCAGTGCCTCCAGGAGCAGGACCCTTGGGTCCTTGGCTCCAGTGGGGCTCACTTGGCCCAGGGCATGCCAAGGCCAAGGGAGGGGGTAGGGCCAAGGGGAGGAAGCAGTTACACGAGCCGTGCCTCCTGGAGCCAGCACTTCCGGGTAGGCCTTGTTTAGGGCTGCCAGACCCAGCAAGGTGGCCTGGAGGGAGACAAGAGACAGTGTTGGCCCTGGGCCTGAGCCAGACCCTGAGCCCCcagatatacttttttttttggtcaccagggatcgaacctgcaccctctgcactgAAAgcggggagtcttaaccactggaccatcatggAAGTCCCCCAGTGTTGTTTTgaggtttttgttgctgttgttgctgtttgcttTTTTCCCATCCTGATGGGAGGCCTTGGCTCCACTTAGGGACCTTAGGGATGGGGTTAGGTTCCAGCCTTCCCCATTTACCTGCAGAGAGGCCTCGCCATGGTACCGGTTTGAGGTGGGGGGCAAGGGCTGCCCGCCACTTTCTTCCTCCTGGGCCTGGCTGGCCTTGGTCAGAGGGAGATGATTCCGGAAGGTGCTTATATCTGTAGCCCCAAAGACATCATAAAATCCCCATGAAGCCACAGAGTTTCCCAAGGGTTCAAACCAGACTGGTGAGACCCTCAGGGAAGGAATCCAGAACAGGCCTGAGGGGAGAGAGGCTATCAGGGGCCAGGATGGCAAAATTCATTTTGAACAATCCGGTCTCAGTAGGTTCTCTGGGTCAGACCTCTCTCTGTGCTGGCGGTAGAAGGGGAAAGCGTGGTCTTTGGGTTCTGGAATCTGCTGTAGGGTTTCCTTCTCTTTGGGCCACTTCCCCAGACCCTGGGAAACACACCTGTGCTCCCTCTGAGGGGACAGCGGGGACCTTGGACTCCGCGCAGACACCACCTCAGGGCCTGCTGCTGGCTCTGGCCTGCGTGCAACGTGCTCTGCGCTAGTCTCTTCTGCTGCCAGGCGGCTGCCCAG from Bos mutus isolate GX-2022 chromosome 19, NWIPB_WYAK_1.1, whole genome shotgun sequence encodes:
- the HCRT gene encoding hypocretin neuropeptide precursor, with the protein product MNPSSTKVSWATVTLLLLLLLLPPALLSPGAAAQPLPDCCRQKTCSCRLYELLHGAGNHAAGILTLGKRRPGPPGLQGRLQRLLQASGNHAAGILTMGRRAGAEPELRPCSGRRCPSEAASSVAPGGRSGV
- the GHDC gene encoding GH3 domain-containing protein, which produces MLLLLLTLLLLLPLAMLLWRPQSRDARRSWLVRLQHCVTWGALRWAAAWQQKRLAQSTLHAGQSQQQALRWCLRGVQGPRCPLRGSTDISTFRNHLPLTKASQAQEEESGGQPLPPTSNRYHGEASLQATLLGLAALNKAYPEVLAPGGTARVTASSPWPYPLPWPWHALGQVSPTGAKDPRVLLLEALRSPGLKALEAGTAAELLDVFLDLEAHGEELAEAIAAGNPGAPLPRRAAELREALEQGTRGLALRLWPKLQVVVTLDAGGQAEAVAALGALWCQGLTFFSPAYAASGGVLGLSLWPEQPHGLYLLPPGAPFIELLPLKEGTWEEATRTVLLAEAQKGKEYELVLTNHASLTRCRLGDVVQVAGDYNQCPVVKFICRLGQTLSVRGEDTGEDVFSEALGRAVGQWPGAKLLDHGWVESRILDSSEGSAPHYEVFVALKGLRNLSEENRDKLDHCLQETSARYKDLRFRGSMGPAQVHLVGQGAFRELRAALAACPSAPFPPEMPRVLRHRSLAQCLQRRVVS